A window of Ipomoea triloba cultivar NCNSP0323 chromosome 2, ASM357664v1 contains these coding sequences:
- the LOC116011354 gene encoding transcription factor MYB1R1-like, whose protein sequence is MAALCRSQCVSNLRTCGESAANDSAIDGGAGGSGEIMLFGVRVKVDPMRKSVSLNNLSQYELPNDTNKNNESAKNSPPPPADEGYASADDAVLHQPSSGRERKRGVPWTEEEHKLFLLGLQKVGKGDWRGISRNFVKTRTPTQVASHAQKYFLRRSNLNRRRRRSSLFDITTDSVAPMSTADVQAPQENSTLAAMSPPTPLPTSEPSRINPFSVSPIPVTVASVLQPVQVEEKKPIENLAIAQTDEVNNPTSCRFIRPVPIVSVTTNSNPSAPVELNLNQGMETEPSSLSLSLSLSVNQRPSSSSRHPMYPGMSSFNNGDTTITVSS, encoded by the exons ATGGCTGCGCTCTGCCGCTCGCAGTGTGTCAGCAACTTGCGCACGTGCGGCGAATCGGCGGCGAATGACTCGGCCATCGACGGCGGCGCCGGAGGTTCGGGTGAGATCATGCTGTTCGGAGTTAGAGTGAAAGTGGACCCCATGAGGAAGAGCGTCAGTCTGAATAACTTGTCCCAGTACGAACTGCCGAACGATACCAACAAGAATAACGAATCCGCCAAAAactcgccgccgccgccggctgATGAGGGATATGCATCGGCTGACGACGCCGTCCTCCACCAGCCTAGCAGCGGACGCGAGCGTAAGCGAG GAGTTCCATGGACGGAGGAAGAGCATAAATTGTTCCTATTGGGGTTGCAGAAGGTGGGGAAGGGAGACTGGAGGGGAATCTCGAGAAACTTTGTGAAGACTCGAACCCCTACACAAGTGGCAAGTCATGCTCAGAAATACTTTCTCCGGCGGAGCAACCTCAACCGTCGCCGCCGCCGATCTAGCCTCTTTGACATTACCACAGACTcg GTGGCTCCAATGTCAACAGCAGATGTACAAGCTCCTCAAGAAAATTCGACTCTGGCAGCTATGTCACCACCAACGCCATTGCCTACTTCAGAACCATCCCGGATCAATCCATTTTCAGTTTCTCCTATACCGGTGACAGTTGCTTCTGTTTTGCAACCAGTCCAAGTTGAGGAGAAGAAGCCAATAGAAAATCTAGCCATTGCCCAAACAGACGAGGTCAATAATCCAACTTCCTGCAGGTTTATCCGCCCAGTTCCTATTGTTTCGGTGACTACTAATTCTAATCCATCAGCACCAGTTGAGCTTAACTTGAATCAAGGCATGGAAACTGAGCCTTCGTCTTTGTCATTGAGTCTGTCTTTGTCTGTGAATCAGAGGCCATCATCTTCTTCTAGGCACCCAATGTATCCAGGGATGTCAAGCTTCAACAATGGAGATACCACCATCACAGTGTCCTCATAA